The Quercus robur chromosome 7, dhQueRobu3.1, whole genome shotgun sequence genome has a segment encoding these proteins:
- the LOC126691707 gene encoding putative F-box protein At1g65770: MMSSVSPLLDYYDHLKQNRGERFCFGLTTVLWVLEYMMRSVSTSFHFFDHFGIRTTTLNRGDRFCVGLITVLLVLDYMAHIPIIKSGLPRFLFVISFILTVLISDISLAERRLMMTLIGLTYLAYEIVPRYEESSLLNRIINYTTPTCRYKNSLSFISLQAMNLFNFTSLIRYISFTERPIFMSMIVSFIFSIDSFPVYMERYLVNRFSIVTLNFGFDSNDWSQLHIDFVSEIVNRLHSFEDFMAATGISRTWRSACFAITIRRPQQLPWLMLFETPHTHRRRFFSLLNKNRYQLPLSKALCGKRCWGSQHNWVVALGPDYRAHLVPLMKGEPITLPPLDTIRGDAPEEWFRLAHKFILFKDPSHDHELYFLVFAIFSPMNCLAFARVGEGAALNRRGQDEWVIVTNPDNLKFKDVACVNDEVYGLCDEGTLVHFELDAPLLPEVQVIASHQPDVREPRKLYLVESMGNLYMVFRYGYLIPSQRRHVTTSFLVYMFNFSALAFEEVGDLEGHAFFVDDGNSWSIPTSMIPGITNRIYFTDDHWDWPMYLGGAYGGCDLGGFNMANRFRQSLPFGKVSPPSYSRPILVTPPIRLD; the protein is encoded by the exons ATGATGAGTTCAGTGAGTCCTTTACTTGACTATTATGATCATTTAAAACAGAATCGCGGTGAGCGGTTCTGTTTTGGCCTCACCACTGTTCTTTGGGTACTTGAATACATGATGAGGTCAGTGAGTACTTCATTTCACTTTTTTGATCATTTCGGTATTAGGACCACCACTCTCAATCGCGGTGACCGGTTCTGTGTTGGCCTCATCACTGTTCTTTTGGTACTTGACTACATGGCACACATACCTATTATCAAATCTG GGTTGCCCagatttctttttgtaatttcgTTTATCCTGACTGTCCTGATCTCAGACATTTCCTTGGCTGAGCGTCGCTTGATGATGACCTTAATTGGGCTTACTTATTTAGCGTATGAGATAGTACCTAGATATGAGGAAAGTTCTCTTCTTAATCGTATCATTAACTACACCACTCCCACTTGCCGATATAAGAATTCTTTATCTTTCATCTCTTTGCAAGCGATGAATTTGTTTAACTTTACAAGTCTGATACGATACATTTCCTTTACTGAGCGTCCCATATTCATGTCGATGAttgtgtcttttattttctctattgaCTCATTTCCTGTGTATATGGAAAGATATCTAGTTAATCGTTTTTCTATTGTAACCTTGAATTTTGGGTTTGACTCCAATGACTGGTCCCAACTCCACATAGATTTCGTGAGTGAAATTGTAAATCGACTTCATAGCTTTGAAGATTTTATGGCGGCTACAGGGATTTCCCGAACATGGCGTTCTGCTTGTTTTGCCATTACTATTAGAAGGCCTCAGCAGCTTCCTTGGCTGATGCTTTTCGAGACACCACACACTCACAGGCGACGGTTCTTTAGTCTCCTTAACAAAAATCGTTATCAATTACCACTATCCAAAGCACTCTGCGGAAAACGCTGCTGGGGGTCTCAACATAATTGGGTTGTAGCCTTGGGTCCTGATTATAGAGCGCACCTTGTGCCCCTTATGAAAGGAGAGCCAATTACTCTTCCACCACTAGACACAATTCGTGGAGATGCTCCAGAAGAGTGGTTTCGCCTTGCACACAAATTCATTCTTTTCAAGGACCCCTCCCATGATCATGAGCTATATTTCCTTGTCTTTGCAATTTTCAGCCCCATGAATTGCTTGGCTTTTGCTAGAGTGGGAGAAGGAGCAGCTTTGAACAGAAGAGGACAAGATGAATGGGTCATTGTTACCAATCCAgacaatttgaaattcaaagatGTTGCATGTGTTAATGACGAAGTATATGGACTTTGTGATGAAGGCACACTGGTGCACTTTGAACTCGATGCTCCTCTGTTACCTGAGGTACAAGTTATTGCTTCCCATCAACCAGATGTACGGGAACCCCGAAAACTTTATTTGGTGGAGTCAATGGGAAACCTTTACATGGTTTTTCGTTATGGATATCTTATTCCTTCGCAGAGGAGGCATGTGACTACGTCTTTTTTGGTCTATATGTTCAATTTCAGTGCATTGGCTTTTGAGGAAGTGGGAGACTTAGAAGGTCATGCTTTTTTTGTCGATGATGGCAACTCCTGGAGCATTCCTACAAGCATGATCCCTGGAATAACTAATAGGATCTATTTCACAGATGACCATTGGGACTGGCCAATGTACCTAGGAGGGGCATATGGAGGCTGTGATCTGGGAGGGTTTAACATGGCAAATAGGTTTAGGCAATCCCTTCCATTCGGTAAGGTCAGCCCTCCTTCTTATTCTCGACCAATTCTGGTTACCCCTCCTATTCGTTTGGATTag